One region of Armigeres subalbatus isolate Guangzhou_Male chromosome 3, GZ_Asu_2, whole genome shotgun sequence genomic DNA includes:
- the LOC134223406 gene encoding serine/threonine-protein kinase Pink1, mitochondrial, whose amino-acid sequence MSFRLLTTRIYKHGRLLVQSYFKRDIHVNILDQGRNRSIPSEFKAGGALNRQELNQHLRTNSFLRFGSQARRLFVDNVLNRVTNPFSAELRQQAAKRLMFGDSTPFFALVGVSLASGDGMLTKDDELEAVCWEIRNAVSKFQTKAGEQDIEKRLDEDLGLDTLNIGPPLAKGCSAVVYAAALKDENESNDMNTSVPSASAEHIEPSVEPEQLLSPTQNMGRFIHNFGGSLDNLHGGGFSESPRYSATTPLQRNLQDMGIDGLRQVLGQDDEQPKTETQSIRETKRGRVRFESESVASRRSRLLSDAVDEYLYVRSGDSDLIATLHDYNMDATMEEYPLALKMLFNYDIQSNAMAILKAMYKETVPAKRRNPAETENWEKSLMERTAFLPPHPNVVEMYGVFCDQIPDLHMSSSLYPMALPPRINPHGYGRNMSLFLLMKRYNCSLHDYLSQTSSLDLRTRILLFAQLLEAVAHLNRYGVAHRDLKSDNILIEVRPNMPPNLVLSDFGCCIADKSYGLQLPYSSEEIDKGGNTALMAPEIINKQPGTFSVLNYTKSDLWACGAIAYEIFGSNNPFYGGKNDPSTLKNVSYKDNQLPQMHESVPQVVQKLVENMLRRNPNERLSPDVAANVMQLFLWSPSSWMKSSFSPSSSEILQWLLSLTTKILCEGRLQPDIETMGRRTYTEYLLISSFLARARIQRIKRALDWIHAEQ is encoded by the exons ATGTCGTTTCGGCTTCTGACGACTCGCATTTACAAACATGGTCGATTGCTGGTCCAGAGCTACTTCAAGCGAGACATTCACGTCAACATTTTGGACCAGGGTCGCAATCGGAGCATTCCCAGCGAATTCAAAGCTGGCGGAGCGCTCAACCGGCAGGAACTGAATCAGCATCTCCGGACCAACAGCTTCCTACGTTTCGGCAGCCAAGCCCGGCGCCTCTTTGTTGATAATGTGCTAAACCGGGTGACTAATCCTTTCTCGGCTGAGCTACGCCAGCAAGCTGCTAAACG GCTTATGTTTGGCGATTCAACGCCGTTCTTTGCTTTGGTAGGAGTTAGCCTAGCCTCTGGAGATGGAATGCTTACCAAGGATGACGAGCTGGAAGCTGTTTGCTGGGAAATTCGG AACGCGGTATCTAAATTTCAAACCAAAGCTGGTGAGCAGGACATAGAAAAACGTCTAGATGAAGACCTCGGTCTGGATACTTTGAATATTGGACCACCACTGGCTAAGGGATGTTCAGCTGTAGTCTACGCAGCAGCGCTTAAGGATGAAAACGAATCTAACGATATGAACACCAGTGTCCCAAGTGCTTCTGCAGAACACATTGAGCCGAGTGTTGAACCTGAACAGCTGCTTTCTCCAACGCAGAACATGGGACGATTCATTCACAACTTTGGTGGTAGCCTAGACAATCTGCATGGCGGGGGTTTTAGCGAAAGCCCTCGTTACAGTGCGACCACACCTTTGCAACGTAATCTGCAGGATATGGGCATTGACGGTCTCAGGCAAGTGCTCGGACAGGATGACGAGCAGCCAAAAACCGAGACACAATCTATCCGAGAAACGAAACGAGGTCGGGTTCGGTTTGAAAGCGAGAGCGTAGCAAGCCGACGATCCCGACTGTTATCCGATGCAGTTGACGAATACCTATATGTACGGTCCGGCGATAGTGATTTGATTGCTACG CTTCATGATTATAACATGGATGCAACTATGGAAGAATACCCACTTGCcctgaaaatgttattcaacTACGATATCCAAAGTAATGCTATGGCAATTCTGAAGGCAATGTACAAAGAGACAGTGCCGGCAAAAAGAAGAAATCCAGCGGAAACGGAAAATTGGGAAAAATC ACTAATGGAAAGAACAGCCTTCCTACCTCCCCACCCGAACGTGGTCGAAATGTACGGAGTTTTTTGTGATCAAATCCCTGATTTGCATATGTCTTCTTCGCTTTATCCAATGGCGTTGCCACCCCGCATAAACCCCCACGGCTACGGCCGTAATATGAGCCTATTTCTGCTGATGAAACGCTACAACTGTAGTCTACATGACTACCTTTCCCAGACGTCATCCCTTGATCTTAGAACACGCATCCTACTGTTTGCACAATTGCTGGAAGCGGTCGCACATCTGAACCGCTATGGAGTGGCCCATCGCGATCTGAAAAGTGACAACATCTTAATCGAAGTACGACCAAACATGCCACCGAACTTGGTCCTGTCGGACTTTGGTTGTTGTATTGCGGACAAGTCCTATGGTCTGCAGCTGCCGTATTCTTCCGAGGAAATCGACAAAGGAGGCAACACTGCTCTGATGGCACCGGAAATAATCAACAAGCAACCCGGGACTTTTTCTGTGCTAAATTATACCAAGTCCGACTTGTGGGCGTGTGGAGCCATCGCTTACGAAATCTTCGGTTCCAATAACCCATTTTACGGTGGAAAG AACGATCCGAGCACTTTGAAAAATGTTAGCTATAAAGATAATCAGCTTCCTCAAATGCATGAGAGCGTACCGCAGGTTGTACAGAAGTTAGTTGAGAACATGCTGCGTAGGAATCCAAACGAG CGGCTCAGTCCTGATGTAGCGGCTAATGTGATGCAGCTTTTCTTGTGGTCTCCATCATCTTGGATGAAGTCCAGCTTCAGCCCGTCCAGCAGCGAGATACTCCAATGGTTGCTAAGTTTGACAACGAAAATTCTGTGCGAGGGTCGCCTTCAGCCGGATATCGAAACCATGGGTCGCCGAACCTACACGGAGTATTTGCTGATATCTAGCTTTTTGGCACGTGCCCGCATTCAGCGCATCAAACGTGCGCTGGACTGGATCCATGCCGAACAATAG